The Aedes aegypti strain LVP_AGWG chromosome 3, AaegL5.0 Primary Assembly, whole genome shotgun sequence genome contains a region encoding:
- the LOC5565738 gene encoding zinc finger protein 729: MDICRTCADECSAELVPIFSKLDGRFIATVIVNCSDVSIKEDDGLPTYVCATCLVKVEQILSFARQVREADRKLRQLFKLEAPAETMTNEQDHFITIPMEVEVKMEVEDEDELNANHDRKETNILVEKQESDDFEDDNDSDWKGDDKSSDESREDGEKPKRPNRRKPIAVVNLDPEGESCKTTRRRTRRKADDEENAVEAESSETKCRKASKPSRDYNTDDGDDDVNSDLDEVELEIYTLVQPKDGTVFCCHCHKDFPSMNELLDHGKQKHSKKVRKVNYSKKFVCDVCYCRYMTQDALDEHYAMRAKLHTRKIYECSRCSNRFATVKRRRLHAHNHPKYQEALDTDLEEQKERIVTCCMKTCNQTFLTKEELLEHGEKEHSSNKAMVTNPLKPHECPVCFKTFEKLESLKRHRYRIFMSSVQCSICGKQVKNRNALYNHERLHNSDKTNACEICGKGFKMIAQLKNHYTVHNDEKPFVCKECGWSFKRSSTLKHHMLQHTDMQPWKCEVCGKCFKINEDDGLPSYVCSECMAIVKQILSFANLVRESDRKLRLLLNAETLSENVHKLGSDHEESNFVTVPLDVDIKLEVDQDEVDQNLDKRETNVLGSDQESDDFEDDNDSDWKADGKSSDEECQNRKVTVKRRTRLKTVSIDSLETENEKPKRSRRSTRTRQKAGEETDNVEEGSPELKRSRSRKSTKDSDLDENDGVDSELDEVEREMFTLVQVEENRHFCCLCYKDFASRSELVDHGKLKHSKKTRKVNYSKKFACEVCYCRYVTEDALEEHKAITKKLHTKKIYQCLRCSNRFATVKRRRMHAHNHPKYNETPDPDLEEQKERPVTCCMKTCNKMFPSKEELFEHSQQEHMSNRAMVKNPSRPHECPVCFKTFEKLQSLKRHRYRIFMSSMQCSICGKQFKNRNALYTHERKHNSDKAHACEICGKRFMLMTQLKNHYAVHNDDKPFVCKECGWSFKRNCNLKHHMLQHTDMLPWKCEVCGKCFKGKYHLQYHMRIHTGHKPWKCRYCEKSFADHANRARHETSHTGIKPYKCTYCDKTFIRRRFQIEHESTHTGIKPYRCERCNLTFGQKSALKKHLDIHPLAPENQLSLAQPSPMPLSVADSPMPSPSPSSMHPPPPPPSSTVNPSHSSTGHPSPSGVPYPHM; this comes from the exons ATGGATATCTGTCGCACGTGTGCAGATGAGTGCAGCGCAGAGCTGGTTCCTATATTCTCCAAGCTTGATGGCAGATTCATTGCAACCGTTATTGTAAACTGCAGTGATGTTTCG ATCAAGGAAGACGATGGACTCCCGACGTATGTTTGCGCAACCTGTTTGGTCAAGGTCGAGCAGATCCTGTCTTTCGCCCGACAGGTTCGTGAGGCAGATCGAAAACTACGGCAGCTGTTCAAGCTGGAAGCACCGGCTGAAACCATGACAAACGAACAAGATCATTTCATCACAATACCGATGGAAGTAGAAGTGAAGATGGAAGTGGAAGATGAAGATGAGTTAAACGCAAATCATGACAGAAAGGAAACTAACATTCTGGTAGAGAAGCAAGAATCAGACGATTTTGAAGATGATAACGACAGTGACTGGAAAGGTGACGACAAGTCTTCAGATGAATCAAGAGAAGACGGAGAGAAGCCGAAGCGACCAAACAGACGGAAACCAATCGCCGTTGTGAATCTGGATCCGGAAGGAGAAAGTTGTAAGACAACTAGACGACGGACTAGACGGAAAGCAGATGATGAAGAAAATGCGGTAGAAGCAGAATCATCGGAAACAAAATGCAGGAAGGCCAGCAAACCGTCAAGAGACTATAATACAGATGATGGGGATGACGATGTCAACTCAGATCTGGATGAAGTTGAACTAGAAATATACACCCTGGTTCAACCGAAAGACGGTACCGTTTTCTGCTGTCATTGCCACAAAGACTTCCCATCTATGAATGAATTACTAGACCATGGAAAGCAGAAACACTCCAAGAAGGTTCGCAAGGTCAACTATTCAAAAAAGTTCGTGTGTGATGTATGCTACTGCAGGTATATGACGCAAGATGCTCTAGATGAGCACTATGCCATGAGAGCAAAGCTTCACACGAGAAAGATTTACGAATGCTCTCGATGCTCCAATCGGTTTGCAACGGTCAAGAGAAGACGCCTGCATGCTCATAACCATCCCAAATACCAAGAAGCTCTAGATACAGACTTAGAGGAGCAGAAGGAACGGATAGTAACGTGCTGCATGAAGACGTGCAACCAGACGTTTCTAACCAAAGAAGAACTTCTAGAGCACGGTGAAAAGGAGCACTCGAGTAACAAAGCCATGGTAACTAACCCACTGAAACCGCACGAGTGTCCGGTTTGCTTCAAGACATTCGAGAAACTGGAGTCATTGAAACGACACCGGTATCGGATATTCATGTCGTCTGTGCAGTGTTCGATTTGTGGCAAGCAGGTTAAGAATAGGAATGCCCTGTACAATCACGAACGGTTGCACAATAGTGATAAGACGAATGCGTGCGAAATTTGTGGCAAGGGGTTCAAGATGATTGCCCAGCTGAAGAATCACTACACGGTGCACAACGATGAGAAACCGTTCGTCTGCAAGGAGTGCGGGTGGAGTTTCAAGCGTAGCAGTACTCTGAAGCATCATATGCTGCAGCACACGGATATGCAGCCGTGGAAATGCGAGGTGTGCGGAAAGTGTTTCAAG ATCAACGAAGACGACGGTTTACCGTCGTACGTATGCTCCGAATGCATGGCCATAGTCAAGCAAATTCTTTCCTTTGCCAATCTAGTCCGGGAGTCCGATCGAAAACTTCGGCTTCTTCTTAATGCGGAAActttgtctgaaaatgtccacaagCTCGGAAGCGATCATGAGGAGAGTAATTTCGTTACTGTTCCGCTGGACGTTGATATAAAGCTAGAAGTCGATCAAGACGAAGTGGATCAGAACTTGGACAAAAGGGAAACCAACGTGTTGGGTAGCGATCAGGAATCCGACGATTTTGAAGATGATAACGATAGTGACTGGAAAGCTGACGGTAAGTCTTCGGATGAAGAATGTCAGAATCGAAAGGTAACAGTAAAGCGACGAACGAGACTGAAAACTGTTTCAATCGATAGCTTGGAAACGGAGAATGAAAAACCGAAGCGATCTAGACGATCCACTAGAACTAGACAGAAAGCTGGCGAGGAAACTGACAATGTCGAAGAAGGATCGCCAGAATTGAAAAGGAGTCGAAGTCGCAAATCAACTAAAGATAGTGACTTAGATGAGAATGATGGTGTCGACTCCGAGTTGGATGAAGTTGAGCGGGAAATGTTTACTCTTGTGCAAGTTGAAGAAAATAGACATTTTTGCTGTCTGTGTTATAAGGATTTTGCTTCCCGAAGTGAGTTGGTGGATCATGGAAAGCTGAAACATTCAAAGAAAACTCGGAAGGTCAACTATTCGAAAAAGTTTGCTTGCGAGGTGTGTTACTGCAGATATGTAACAGAAGATGCTTTAGAGGAGCACAAGGCCATAACAAAGAAACTACACACAAAGAAAATCTACCAATGCCTACGTTGTTCGAATCGCTTTGCAACAGTTAAGAGGAGACGCATGCATGCTCATAACCATCCTAAGTACAATGAAACTCCAGATCCAGACTTGGAGGAGCAGAAAGAGCGCCCGGTAACGTGTTGTATGAAGACCTGCAATAAGATGTTCCCCTCGAAAGAAGAACTCTTTGAGCATAGCCAACAAGAACACATGAGTAACAGAGCTATGGTGAAAAATCCGTCCAGGCCTCATGAGTGCCCGGTTTGCTTCAAGACGTTCGAAAAGCTACAATCGCTGAAGCGTCATCGGTACCGGATTTTCATGTCCTCGATGCAGTGTTCGATCTGTGGCAAACAGTTCAAGAATCGCAATGCTTTGTACACTCATGAGCGTAAACATAACAGTGACAAAGCACATGCGTGTGAAATTTGCGGAAAGCGATTCATGCTGATGACTCAGCTCAAGAATCACTATGCGGTGCACAACGATGATAAACCATTTGTGTGCAAGGAGTGTGGATGGAGTTTCAAGCGGAATTGCAATCTGAAGCATCACATGCTGCAGCACACGGACATGTTGCCGTGGAAGTGCGAAGTGTGCGGGAAGTGTTTCAAG GGAAAGTATCATCTTCAATATCACATGCGGATTCATACTGGACATAAGCCTTGGAAATGCCGTTACTGTGAGAAATCGTTCGCTGATCATGCTAACAGAGCACGCCACGAAACTTCGCATACTG GCATAAAACCGTACAAGTGTACGTACTGTGACAAGACCTTCATCCGACGACGGTTTCAAATCGAGCACGAAAGCACTCACACAG GAATCAAACCGTACCGGTGCGAAAGGTGCAACCTCACCTTCGGTCAGAAGTCGGCACTCAAAAAGCACCTGGACATACATCCGCTTGCACCGGAGAATCAACTCTCGCTGGCGCAGCCATCACCAATGCCATTGTCGGTGGCTGATTCTCCGATGCCCTCTCCGTCACCCTCTTCAATGcatccaccaccaccaccaccatctTCGACAGTCAATCCCAGCCATTCCAGTACGGGGCACCCATCGCCTAGTGGTGTACCCTACCCGCATATGTAG
- the LOC5565734 gene encoding ATP-binding cassette sub-family A member 13, translated as MKLGKHVDWLQIRALLRKDYLVRIRQPWMTLIQYLWPCLIFLSLYILRNRFQAVEIADCQFPTRQLQNNGILPFFQSYVCTIENECSDPRRYEETSDFDTAPVTPVLKIVQIFLDTPQLYDAVIGLPVDRNFIGAVTSIVTNGRFKEIETNADRLVRMLPEIQEMVGGNFDIEKVFADDRMFSNSGKILCGKPFPRSDNIKFVDNVLYSKDFNGADPDELAVMPTRYCKQLYMDVTNTNNGKITWKQLKPILQGKILYGPSSERTDDIVKFANQTFVDMARLRDFFKALNTTVQLLHTDDSFRGSFENLIELAKSPLVQMIVGGNVNIELIEGMLNGILNDRTVAVTLETIASIFECFSADRFIKVESEKQLEDEAFKLNQKKMFFAGLIFENGTTENEVAYKIRMRIDDTPVTVENKNRFWFPDPEASFELDMRYHRGFIQIQHAVDMGIIKALKKEKAESGKERSSASSTSDEGLSLDDELGDEENEMEGTTATTTAGSTTTENLESLYSNLSQKINISQSDLDKFSNKSSLDDYLDFNDDEANEEVDEEEPLVMDTATIRSRQKRAPQFNLFSLFLGGGSPQKEEMSYNVDGEKFYTKQFPYPKFIKDHFKKGLYLAQSIQMCFFVALIVHVSSSVRQKIWMKESGNTMLMRAMGLKSYSDSISWAITTLIELCIVFVLALSILYSGGILQHSNKLFLFVYLLVFGVCLIAFCYMCSMFFGSASIGSVSAVILFLTTFLPYIIIISLGAVLSFAGKFVASLSFSTAFCYAWRYIMRLELQQRSADFMALKGSIQENDLAFGILMMLLDAVIYYLIGLIYERLTHEDTTFYQVNRCKLDKSIGAELRNVDVIYENDKKVLDNVSITFKRDEVTCLLGRNGAGKSTIIKLLTGQVLPVVGDVTLPLDYDLISGLKNNVEKIGLCSQNDILIPNLTAKEHLQLYARIKLTKGFETEVQRTLDNLKMGKYKHYRASELSGGFKRRLCIAIAFLGSPNLVILDEPCSSVDTKARKYIWELIQTLRKDRAVILATHHLDEAESLSDKVVVMENGKAILEQSHEELKNRFTNTLYLELMLKTMTESDRSNLISDLNKSLDDRTNVQYELAKLPRNKLQYKLTYTSADPSEIDLKSLFDQLNQYQNKKLILSYDLKNENLMNIFNAVNSRESQSADIREPEIVSANGFHGSKPTEHKLSSFQIICSLLHKRFLHFRRNFRLLICLLVLPTLFEIIAMYFMTIRPPGEHDQAIELSTALYRDSAEFYTRTGNGSEFQREIDTGILSHCPDADCYLFKNSEEAHRWILQTNYEFADRRFGGLTARKEKHFVWYNNKGYHSMPVWLNLLDSAILKAELENSSYSIRTINHPLKIEEDELTISSILQQVSDAGISLILLLSFSLVLAGASVYIVNERVRGEKMQQRLAGVKFCHYWGVTYLWDAMIFLIAVALAVIVFQVFAIPAYVEKDQLSGICLLLVFYGFASIPAVHLFEKLFNDASFANMSLFCLNVITALGTLTIIILFDILGESETSEHFRNFLNRAFLILPQHALADGLIELSKNYIQAEIFKRYYINTYKPLMTILEPHLIALAIMGVIFTLLNVIIERKVIQIFFQEAESSHTPVYELKTVRSEEAIMNGNGKKKSLTADQILSVDHLTKQYRSGDVVVNDVSFKIHYGECFGLLGTNGAGKSTIFSILAGEQLPSSGGFCFFSSNCLSYCPQNSFLDPLLTVEEVIEFYGQLRNVDNIDKLVIETLREYHLEPYKRILVKNLSGGNRRKLCVAVACFGNTDIILMDEPTSDMDPVTRAIVYRTIERLNSQNRSVLLTSHSISEIDRICQRIAILKDGYLLTVDSPEKLTERYGNNYLVTIYLEDNREVDLIRTIKREFNVSEDLIQNKNSLQFVCKVQPDNRRHNNGGIEKLHKNSQVTINLNNNTIDSSPAVMESVSALVVKLHQFAENNRLRYTVSRCLLDQVFENVLQNHEEEHSNDGFVEN; from the exons TGGATGACCCTCATTCAGTACCTGTGGCCCTGCCTGATCTTCTTGTCTCTCTACATTCTGCGCAATCGCTTCCAAGCAGTAGAAATCGCCGACTGCCAGTTCCCAACCCGGCAGCTACAGAACAATGGCATCCTGCCGTTCTTCCAGTCGTACGTCTGCACCATCGAAAACGAATGCAGCGATCCCCGACGGTACGAGGAAACATCCGACTTCGACACGGCCCCGGTAACTCCGGTGCTGAAAATCGTACAGATATTCCTGGACACTCCGCAGCTGTACGATGCGGTGATCGGTTTGCCCGTAGATCGCAACTTCATCGGCGCCGTCACGTCGATCGTTACGAACGGACGCTTCAAGGAGATCGAAACCAATGCCGACCGGCTGGTTCGGATGCTCCCGGAGATTCAGGAGATGGTCGGCGGTAACTTCGACATCGAGAAGGTGTTCGCCGACGATCGGATGTTCTCCAACTCGGGCAAGATCTTGTGCGGGAAACCGTTCCCCCGGAGCGATAACATCAAGTTCGTGGACAATGTGCTGTACTCGAAGGACTTTAATGGGGCTGATCCGGATGAGTTGGCAGTTATGCCGACGCGGTATTGCAAGCAGTTGTACATGGATGTTACCAATACCAACAACGGTAAAATCACGTGGAAGCAACTGAAGCCGATTCTGCAGGGGAAGATTCTCTACGGGCCATCGAGCGAGAGGACCGACGACATAGTCAAATTT GCCAATCAAACCTTCGTGGACATGGCTCGGTTGAGAGACTTTTTCAAGGCTTTGAACACTACGGTGCAGCTACTGCACACAGACGATTCGTTCCGCGGTAGCTTTGAGAATTTGATCGAGCTGGCCAAATCTCCGCTGGTACAGATGATCGTCGGAGGCAACGTGAACATTGAGTTGATCGAGGGTATGTTGAACGGGATTCTGAACGACCGGACCGTGGCAGTGACGTTGGAAACTATCGCCAGCATATTCGAGTGTTTCTCGGCGGATCGGTTTATCAAGGTAGAGTCGGAAAAGCAACTGGAGGATGAGGCTTTCAAGTTGAACCAGAAGAAGATGTTCTTTGCTGGGTTGATATTCGAAAATGGTACCACAGAAAATGAGGTTGCGTACAAGATACGGATGAGAATCGATGATACTCCGGTAACGGTGGAGAACAAGAATCGGTTTTGGTTCCCGGATCCAGAGGCTAGTTTTGAGTTGGACATGAGATACCACAGAGGTTTTATCCAGATCCAACACGCTGTAGATATGGGCATTATTAAGGCATTGAAGAAGGAAAAGGCTGAGAGTGGTAAAGAGAGGAGTAGTGCGTCGTCGACTAGTGATGAGGGGCTATCATTGGATGATGAACTGGGTGACGAAGAGAATGAAATGGAGGGAACTACTGCAACCACTACTGCAGGCAGTACAACGACTGAAAATCTAGAGTCCCTCTACTCGAATCTGAGTCAGAAGATCAACATTTCCCAGTCGGACTTGGACAAGTTCAGCAACAAGTCGTCTTTGGACGACTACTTGGACTTTAACGACGATGAAGCGAACGAAGAGGTGGACGAAGAGGAACCACTTGTGATGGACACAGCGACGATTCGAAGTCGCCAGAAACGAGCTCCCCAATTTAATCTTTTCAGTCTGTTTTTGGGAGGAGGATCTCCTCAAAAAGAGGAAATGTCGTATAATGTTGACGGGGAGAAATTCTACACCAAACAGTTTCCGTATCCGAAGTTCATCAAAGACCA cttcaaaaaGGGTCTATACTTGGCGCAATCGATCCAAATGTGTTTCTTCGTCGCACTTATCGTCCACGTGTCCTCATCAGTTCGGCAGAAGATCTGGATGAAGGAAAGCGGCAATACTATG CTAATGCGCGCCATGGGCCTCAAGTCCTACTCGGATTCCATCTCCTGGGCGATTACTACCTTGATTGAGCTGTGCATCGTCTTCGTACTCGCGCTCTCCATTCTGTACAGCGGAGGTATTCTGCAACATTCCAACAAGTTGTTCCTGTTTGTGTACCTGCTGGTGTTCGGCGTTTGCTTGATCGccttctgctacatgtgttcGATGTTCTTCGGTTCCGCAAGCATTGGATCCGTTTCGGCAGTCATTCTATTTCTAACAACATTCCTACCCTACATCATAATCATTTCCCTGGGAGCGGTGCTGAGCTTTGCGGGAAAATTTGTAGCG AGCTTATCGTTCTCAACGGCCTTCTGCTACGCGTGGCGATACATCATGCGACTGGAACTACAACAACGTAGTGCGGATTTCATGGCTCTGAAGGGATCAATACAAGAAAACGATTTGGCGTTcggcattttgatgatgttgctCGATGCCGTGATCTACTACCTAATCGGCTTGATCTATGAAAGACTGACTCATG AGGACACAACGTTCTATCAGGTAAACCGATGCAAGTTAGACAAAAGCATTGGAGCCGAATTGCGGAATGTAGATGTCATCTACGAAAACGATAAAAAGGTACTGGATAACGTCTCGATCACCTTCAAGCGGGACGAAGTAACTTGCCTTCTTGGACGCAATGGAGCCGGAAAGAGTACGATCAT AAAACTCCTTACCGGCCAGGTTCTTCCCGTAGTGGGTGACGTCACTCTCCCCCTGGACTACGACCTTATATCTGGACTGAAAAATAATGTGGAAAAGATCGGTCTATGCTCGCAGAACGATATCCTCATTCCAAATCTCACCGCCAAAGAACACCTACAGCTCTATGCTCGCATCAAGCTAACCAAAGGTTTCGAAACCGAAGTTCAACGAACGCTGGATAACCTGAAGATGGGTAAGTACAAGCACTACCGAGCGTCAGAACTTTCGGGAGGCTTCAAACGACGGCTGTGCATAGCGATTGCCTTCCTGGGATCGCCAAATTTGGTAATCCTGGACGAACCATGCAGCAGCGTAGACACCAAAGCCCGCAAATATATTTGGGAACTGATTCAGACACTACGGAAGGATCGAGCCGTGATTCTGGCAACGCATCATCTGGACGAGGCCGAATCCTTGAGCGATAAGGTCGTCGTAATGGAGAAC GGAAAAGCGATTCTTGAGCAGAGTCATGAAGAGTTGAAGAATCGTTTCACAAACACACTGTACCTGGAACTGATGTTGAAGACAATGACGGAGAGTGATCGGTCCAATTTGATATCAGACCTGAACAAGAGCTTAGATGACCGAACTAACGTACAGTACGAGCTCGCGAAACTTCCCAGGAATAAGCTGCAGTACAAGCTCACGTATACTTCAGCGGATCCTTCGGAGATCGA CTTGAAATCCCTCTTCGATCAGCTGAACCAATATCAGAACAAGAAGCTCATTCTCAGCTACGACCTGAAAAACGAAAACCTGATGAACATCTTCAACGCCGTCAACTCCCGCGAATCTCAATCAGCCGATATCCGAGAACCAGAAATCGTCTCCGCCAACGGCTTCCACGGTTCCAAACCTACCGAACATAAGCTCAGCTCATTCCAGATAATCTGTAGTCTTCTGCACAAACGGTTCCTCCACTTCCGCCGTAACTTCCGACTCCTAATCTGCTTGTTGGTGCTCCCAACCCTGTTCGAAATTATTGCCATGTACTTCATGACGATTCGACCTCCGGGCGAGCACGATCAAGCGATTGAACTATCCACCGCTCTGTATCGCGATTCGGCTGAATTCTACACCCGGACGGGCAACGGAAGCGAATTCCAACGGGAAATCGACACCGGCATCCTGTCGCATTGTCCGGACGCCGACTGTTACCTGTTCAAGAACTCCGAAGAGGCCCATCGGTGGATTCTGCAGACGAACTACGAGTTTGCCGATCGCCGTTTCGGAGGTTTGACCGCTCGCAAGGAGAAACACTTCGTCTGGTACAACAACAAGGGCTACCATTCGATGCCGGTATGGCTGAATCTTCTGGATTCAGCTATCCTGAAGGCAGAGCTGGAGAACAGCAGCTACAGTATTCGCACGATCAATCATCCGCTCAAGATCGAGGAGGATGAGTTGACCATTTCTTCGAT TCTTCAGCAGGTTTCCGATGCAGGCATCTCGTTGATTCTGTTGCTGTCGTTCAGTTTGGTTCTGGCGGGCGCTTCAGTCTATATCGTCAACGAACGAGTGCGAGGAGAAAAGATGCAACAGCGACTTGCTGGAGTGAAGTTCTGCCACTACTGGGGAGTAACCTATCTGTGGGATGCTATG ATCTTCCTCATCGCCGTGGCTTTGGCTGTGATCGTGTTCCAAGTATTTGCCATTCCAGCTTACGTAGAGAAAGATCAACTAAGCGGCATTTGCCTGCTGTTGGTGTTCTACGGATTCGCGTCCATTCCAGCGGTACATCTGTTCGAAAAGTTGTTCAACGACGCCAGTTTTGCGAATATGTCGCTATTCTGTCTGAACGTGATCACCGCTCTCGGAACCTTGACGATCATCATCCTGTTCGACATCCTCGGAGAATCGGAAACCTCGGAGCATTTCCGGAACTTCTTGAACCGGGCATTCTTGATCCTTCCGCAACACGCTTTGGCTGATGGTCTCATTGAACTGTCGAAGAACTACATTCAGGCGGAGATCTTCAAGCGGTACTACATCAACACCTACAAACCGTTGATGACGATCCTGGAGCCTCATCTGATCGCGCTGGCCATAATGGGCGTGATCTTCACCCTTTTGAATGTGATCATCGAGCGGAAGGTAATccagatattcttccaggaagcgGAATCGTCCCACACGCCGGTTTATGAACTGAAGACCGTCCGTTCAGAGGAAGCCATCATGAACGGCAATGGAAAGAAGAAATCACTGACGGCGGATCAAATCCTGTCGGTGGATCACCTTACGAAGCAGTATCGATCTGGAGATGTAGTGGTTAACGACGTATCGTTCAAGATCCACTATGGCGAGTGCTTTGGATTGCTGGGAACGAATGGAGCAGGCAAATCTACGATATTTTCTATTCTAGCAGGAGAACAACTACCGAGCAGCGGTGGATTCTGTTTCTTCTCTTCG AACTGTTTATCGTATTGTCCGCAGAACAGCTTCCTGGATCCACTGCTAACCGTGGAAGAAGTCATAGAATTCTACGGTCAGCTGCGCAACGTCGATAACATCGATAAG CTGGTGATTGAAACCCTTCGGGAGTATCACCTGGAGCCGTACAAACGCATTTTGGTTAAGAATCTCAGCGGTGGAAACCGGCGGAAACTCTGCGTAGCGGTTGCCTGCTTCGGTAACACCGACATCATCCTGATGGACGAACCGACGAGTGACATGGACCCGGTCACTCGAGCCATCGTCTATCGTACGATCGAACGGTTGAACAGCCAAAACCGATCGGTTCTGCTCACATCCCATAGCATATCGGAGATAGATAGGATCTGTCAAAGAATTGCCATTCTCAAGGATGGATATTTGCTCACGGTGGATAGCCCCGAGAAACTTACCGAACGATACGGTAACAACTACCTGGTTACCATCTACCTCGAGGACAATCGGGAAGTGGATCTCATTAGG ACAATCAAACGGGAGTTCAACGTGTCGGAGGACCTGATCCAGAACAAAAACTCGCTACAGTTCGTGTGCAAGGTGCAGCCGGACAACAGGCGGCACAACAACGGTGGCATCGAGAAGCTCCACAAGAACAGTCAGGTCACGATCAACCTGAACAACAACACCATCGATTCCAGTCCGGCGGTGATGGAAAGCGTCAGTGCCCTAGTCGTGAAGCTGCACCAGTTTGCCGAGAACAATCGGTTACGGTACACGGTGTCGCGCTGTCTGCTGGATCAGGTGTTCGAGAACGTCCTGCAGAACCACGAGGAGGAACACTCCAACGATGGGTTCGTGGAAAACTGA